Proteins from one Cryptomeria japonica chromosome 4, Sugi_1.0, whole genome shotgun sequence genomic window:
- the LOC131027235 gene encoding LRR receptor-like serine/threonine-protein kinase FLS2, with amino-acid sequence MKMKTKMGYLLLIFLCGIPACISHSSPSYYSDQEALQAFKRSLSHDSQNTLFNWSPNHSLCNWTGIACSARHQRVVSLNLTGMSLTGPISPFLGNLSFLRVLVLWDNNFYGQIPPQLGRLFRLRQLRMTRNKLEGPIPSTIGECRSLQYLILAYNNLTGSIPSQLGLLSRIEIMGFGGNLLTGTIPPFLGNLSSLTVLHLGETKLHGSIPVELGMLTQLKELYLNKNYLTGSIPIALFHCSLIEHLSLATNQLSGTIPTLIGNLSALSFLDLGENSLHGVIPLNLGMLSQLVILSLDSNYLTGPILPALTNNTHLQSLSMTSNKLSGQIPRNFGKLSELQYLYLDDTHLSGEIPSSLFNCTWLRVLSLANNTLNGTVPLEIGEFFYLERLSLWGNHLVSRDLSILTVLTNCSYLEWINFSDNYLTGILPSSIGRLSNILYLLVLDTNKIEGSIPSEIGNLTKLGILDVSNNHLNGTIPSTLGQLSNVERLSLHKNNLYGRIPQSLGGITRLFLLQLNENMLSGTIPDSLGNLPQLRRLYLDHNQLSGKIPASLGKCNTLERVDLSYNRLRGNMPPELSGLQNLQFFFNISNNLLNGSLLEMSKWVMVQAIDVSLNHFSSEIPEALSSCIALQYLNLSCNSFNGSIPASLTNLKNLQDIDLSRNNLSGAIPFAFTKMKMLQHINVSSNRLTGEVPKGGVFSTLNESAVLENLGLCGTWINLPPCSPSKHGQHSISKRVMVPTVIGIAIFIMSFLLFLYSYRRHTSQNTPAIHVGPQRTSYEELVDATGGFSHTNLLGVGSFGSVYRGILNNGTNIAVKFLNLRDESVLQSFSRECDILKRVRHRNVIKIISVCSNLDFKALVLPFMSNGSLERWLHPEEADESRLSLSDRLRIAVDMAQGMTYLHHHCLVQVIHCDLKPSNVLLGDDMTAFVADFGIAKLLFGNSMDSLSFTNSLKGSIGYIAPEYGAGGNLSTKGDV; translated from the exons ATGAAGATGAAGACGAAGATGGGTTATCTCCTCCTGATATTTCTCTGTGGAATACCTGCATGTATCTCACATTCTTCTCCTTCTTATTACTCTGATCAAGAAGCTCTTCAGGCTTTCAAACGCTCTCTTTCCCATGATTCCCAAAATACTTTGTTCAATTGGTCTCCTAATCACAGCCTTTGCAATTGGACTGGCATTGCCTGTTCTGCTCGTCATCAGCGTGTAGTTTCTTTGAATCTCACAGGTATGTCTTTAACTGGCCCTATCTCTCCTTTtcttgggaatctctcttttcttagagtgCTTGTTCTCTGGGATAACAACTTCTATGGCCAAATTCCACCTCAACTTGGAAGGCTTTTTCGCTTGAGACAGCTTAGGATGACTAGAAATAAATTGGAAGGTCCAATTCCCTCCACCATAGGAGAGTGTCGTTCTTTGCAATATCTCATTCTAGCTTATAACAATCTGACTGGCAGCATTCCCTCTCAGCTTGGCCTTCTTTCAAGAATAGAAATTATGGGATTTGGAGGAAACCTATTGACGGGAACCATCCCACCATTCCTAGGAAACCTGTCTTCCTTAACTGTGTTGCATCTGGGAGAAACTAAACTCCATGGTAGTATTCCTGTCGAATTAGGAATGCTTACTCAACTAAAGGAGCTTTATCTCAACAAAAACTACCTCACAGGATCAATTCCCATTGCCCTTTTTCACTGTTCTCTTATCGAACATTTGTCATTGGCTACCAACCAATTAAGTGGCACAATACCAACTCTCATAGGAAACTTGTCCGCTTTGAGTTTTTTGGATTTgggagaaaatagcctccatggtGTTATTCCTCTTAATTTGGGAATGCTTTCTCAACTTGTAATCCTTTCTCTTGACAGCAACTACTTAACAGGACCAATTCTACCTGCCCTGACCAACAACACACATCTCCAAAGTTTGTCAATGACTAGCAACAAATTGAGTGGACAAATTCCTAGGAATTTTGGCAAACTATCAGAGTTGCAATATCTATATTTGGATGATACCCATCTCTCTGGAGAAATCCCAAGTTCCCTCTTTAATTGTACTTGGCTTCGTGTGCTTTCTTTAGCAAATAACACCCTGAATGGCACAGTGCCCTTGGAGATTGGTGAATTCTTCTACCTTGAACGGCTTAGTTTATGGGGAAATCATCTTGTGAGCAGGGATTTGTCCATTTTAACTGTCTTGACCAATTGCTCGTATTTAGAATGGATAAATTTTTCTGATAACTACCTCACTGGCATCTTGCCCTCTTCCATTGGCCGGCTATCAAATATATTATACTTATTGGTATTGGATACTAATAAAATTGAGGGAAGCATACCAAGTGAGATTGGTAACCTCACAAAGTTGGGAATATTAGATGTATCTAACAATCACCTCAATGGGACCATTCCATCTACACTCGGTCAACTCTCAAATGTTGAGAGACTGTCCCTGCATAAAAACAATTTATATGGAAGAATTCCACAAAGTTTGGGTGGAATAACAAGGCTTTTTTTGTTACAACTGAATGAAAACATGCTTTCAGGGACAATTCCAGACAGTCTTGGGAATCTTCCACAACTAAGAAGACTTTATTTAGATCACAATCAACTGTCAGGCAAAATACCTGCCAGTTTAGGGAAATGCAACACATTGGAAAGAGTGGACTTATCTTACAACAGGTTAAGAGGAAACATGCCTCCAGAATTATCaggtcttcaaaatcttcaattttttttcaatatttccaACAATTTGTTAAATGGTTCCCTTTTAGAAATGAGCAAATGGGTAATGGTTCAAGCAATAGATGTGTCTCTCAATCACTTCTCAAGTGAAATTCCAGAAGCCTTGTCAAGCTGCATAGCGTTGCAGTATTTAAATCTTTCATGCAATTCATTCAATGGTTCAATACCAGCATCACTCACAAATCTGAAAAATCTTCAGGATATTGATCTTTCTAGAAATAACTTATCGGGTGCAATCCCATTTGCTTTCACAAAGATGAAAATGCTGCAGCATATCAATGTCTCTTCAAACAGGCTAACAGGAGAGGTTCCAAAGGGAGGAGTTTTTTCAACACTTAATGAGTCAGCAGTTTTGGAAAATCTTGGTCTTTGTGGCACATGGATTAATTTGCCTCCATGCTCTCCTTCCAAACATGGACAGCATTCAATCTCCAAAAGGGTAATGGTACCCACTGTGATTGGCATTGCAATCTTTATCATGTCTTTTTTATTATTCCTATACTCCTATAGGAGGCATACTAGTCAGAATACCCCCGCTATCCATGTAGGACCCCAGAGAACTTCATATGAAGAACTTGTAGATGCAACTGGTGGATTCAGCCATACTAATCTGTTGGGAGTTGGCAGTTTTGGGTCTGTTTACAGAGGGATTCTCAACAATGGTACAAACATTGCTGTTAAATTTCTCAATTTGAGAGATGAAAGTGTTCTTCAGAGTTTTAGTAGAGAATGTGATATTTTAAAGAGAGTCAGACATCGCAATGTGATTAAAATTATTTCAGTTTGTTCGAACCTTGATTTTAAAGCTTTAGTTCTTCCTTTTATGTCAAATGGAAGTTTAGAGAGATGGCTACATCCAGAGGAAGCAGATGAAAGCAGATTAAGTTTGAGTGATCGATTAAGAATAGCAGTGGACATGGCACAAGGAATGACATATTTGCATCATCATTGTTTGGTGCAAGTGATTCATTGTGACCTGAAACCCAGTAATGTGTTGTTAGGGGATGATATGACTGCATTTGTAGCAGACTTTGGTATTGCAAAATTACTATTTGGAAATTCAATGGATTCATTGAGTTTTACAAATTCACTCAAGGGATCTATTGGGTACATTGCACCAG AGTATGGAGCGGGAGGAAATCTTTCTACAAAAGGAGATGTCTAA